One Prunus dulcis chromosome 8, ALMONDv2, whole genome shotgun sequence DNA window includes the following coding sequences:
- the LOC117638235 gene encoding uncharacterized protein LOC117638235 isoform X1 → MTRGSGVAKSKMFLVSSYCREAKRVDHQRQFSKMKGAAEKISSRNESDSEETGSGSPSWMCNWVPHPRTGIYVPKGHEGVMDDVPKEAASLNQTFWLRNVDGVLEKPDPDTSPDHYYRYMHM, encoded by the exons ATGACAAGAGGCAGCGGGGTGGCAAAATCAAAGATGTTTCTGGTTAG TTCATACTGCAGGGAAGCTAAGAGAGTGGATCATCAACGTCAATTCAGCAAGATGAAGGGAGCTGCAGAGAAAATTTCAAGCAGAAATGAGAGTGACAGTGAGGAGACTGGTAGTGGCAGCCCATCATGGATGTGCAACTGGGTTCCACATCCAAGAACAGGAATATATGTTCCCAAAGGGCATGAAGGGGTGATGGATGATGTCCCCAAGGAAGCTGCTTCTCTCAACCAGACTTTCTGGCTCCGGAACGTCGACGGAGTACTTGAGAAACCCGACCCGGACACTTCTCCGGATCATTACTATCGGTACATGCATATGTGA
- the LOC117638235 gene encoding uncharacterized protein LOC117638235 isoform X2, with translation MTRGSGVAKSKMFLVREAKRVDHQRQFSKMKGAAEKISSRNESDSEETGSGSPSWMCNWVPHPRTGIYVPKGHEGVMDDVPKEAASLNQTFWLRNVDGVLEKPDPDTSPDHYYRYMHM, from the exons ATGACAAGAGGCAGCGGGGTGGCAAAATCAAAGATGTTTCTGGTTAG GGAAGCTAAGAGAGTGGATCATCAACGTCAATTCAGCAAGATGAAGGGAGCTGCAGAGAAAATTTCAAGCAGAAATGAGAGTGACAGTGAGGAGACTGGTAGTGGCAGCCCATCATGGATGTGCAACTGGGTTCCACATCCAAGAACAGGAATATATGTTCCCAAAGGGCATGAAGGGGTGATGGATGATGTCCCCAAGGAAGCTGCTTCTCTCAACCAGACTTTCTGGCTCCGGAACGTCGACGGAGTACTTGAGAAACCCGACCCGGACACTTCTCCGGATCATTACTATCGGTACATGCATATGTGA
- the LOC117638529 gene encoding uncharacterized protein LOC117638529 has protein sequence MAPPSQDYLLGPSALCWPNPFPDIFDLTLKTTYEPGPSMGRGQSRQSSHPTSNPCIAFFFKASRYTADHTRKKTPPEYWYFGGIQRDLIYYEEEAWKFDPLTTFKLIFALRMVERLDTDGFYRALLWVHKNHPLTLSLNVMALRGKVWFKDLLGFLYFVLEDPIKEAEAKAKSKKNGIINYDYAYYDSDEDDFYQSYPYKEETGVEEKNREEITGTDTRIGRAKMAVERYQSDPDYQNLHDRISEMFAHFLTSDLRFLESGEIEKISFAYKFCPSVNSGYDRATLLCENIAKRIFPRHDYEEYSELEEAHYAYREIAYDIGFITDGFRV, from the coding sequence ATGGCTCCTCCTTCTCAAGATTATCTTCTGGGCCCATCGGCTCTCTGCTGGCCTAACCCCTTCCCGGACATCTTCGACCTTACGCTTAAGACAACCTATGAACCAGGCCCTTCAATGGGTAGAGGCCAATCTAGGCAGTCTTCACACCCAACCTCAAACCCGTGCAttgcatttttcttcaaagcCAGCCGATACACTGCCGATCACACCCGGAAAAAGACCCCTCCCGAGTACTGGTACTTCGGGGGGATCCAGCGGGATCTGATTTATTATGAAGAAGAGGCATGGAAGTTTGACCCTCTCACCACTTTCAAGCTCATATTTGCTCTTCGAATGGTGGAGAGGCTTGACACAGATGGGTTCTACAGAGCCTTGTTGTGGGTGCACAAAAACCACCCTTTAACCCTGTCGCTGAATGTCATGGCTTTGCGGGGTAAAGTTTGGTTCAAAGATCTATTGGGGTTtctctattttgttttggaagacCCGATAAAGGAAGcagaagcaaaagcaaaatcaaagaagaatgGAATAATCAATTATGACTATGCATATTATGATTCTGACGAAGATGACTTTTATCAGAGTTATCCGTACAAGGAAGAAACTGGGGTTGAGGAGAAGAACAGGGAAGAGATAACAGGCACAGATACTCGCATTGGCAGGGCTAAAATGGCGGTCGAGAGGTACCAAAGTGACCCGGATTATCAAAACTTGCATGATCGAATCTCGGAGATGTTTGCACATTTTTTGACATCGGATCTCAGGTTTCTGGAGTCTGGTGAGATCGAAAAAATCAGTTTTGCTTACAAATTTTGTCCTTCAGTTAATTCTGGTTATGACAGAGCAACCCTGCTGTGTGAAAACATAGCAAAGAGAATTTTCCCACGCCATGACTATGAAGAGTACAGTGAGCTTGAAGAAGCTCATTACGCTTACAGG
- the LOC117612150 gene encoding probable E3 ubiquitin-protein ligase RHY1A, with protein MTSASELFYNRRSRYNSRTATHDLGFDSLPHTLPDRNHNHNRRHHNHHHESDGCDPLLRRTPRHLRHRASLPERAAIGAEQGGAHSGSGNGVGASSPGLSGNERLPGSVLLARERLLERLRGMPPSQTRHRRALNVYGSGLVHGDESSPLDVREWGTEILTGRSAGAYPSTNLGSQIERQQLLQEANKKPPGLTQEVLDCLSPELFSSSERDVDGLVLRASRDCSICLESFLDGDELINLPCAHRFHAVCLGPWVRIRGDCPYCRRVIVVNSHTDKRTT; from the exons atgaCGAGCGCATCGGAGCTTTTCTACAACCGGAGGTCTCGCTACAACAGCCGAACCGCCACCCACGATCTAGGGTTCGATTCTCTCCCTCATACTCTTCCCGATcgaaaccacaatcacaacCGTCGCCATCACAATCACCATCATGAATCCGACGGCTGCGATCCTCTCCTCCGCCGAACCCCTCGCCATCTCCGCCACCGCGCATCCCTTCCG GAGCGAGCCGCAATTGGGGCTGAGCAAGGTGGGGCCCACTCGGGTTCGGGAAATGGGGTCGGTGCAAGCAGTCCCGGGTTGAGCGGGAACGAGAGGCTTCCTGGGTCTGTTTTGCTCGCTAGGGAAAGGCTTCTTGAGAGGCTGAGAGGGATGCCTCCTTCACAAACCAG GCATCGTAGAGCATTGAACGTTTACGGAAGTGGGCTAGTGCATGGTGATGAATCAAGTCCCCTTGATGTAAGGGAATGGGGTACTGAAATTTTGACTGGTCGGTCAGCCGGTGCCTATCCTTCCACTAACTTGGGCTCCCAAATTGAAAGGCAGCAACTCTTGCAAGAGGCAAACAAGAAGCCTCCGGGTCTCACTCAAGAGGTCCTTGATTGTCTGAGCCCTGAGCTTTTCAGCAGCTCAGAAAGGGATGTTGACGGGTTGGTTTTAAGAGCATCCCGAGATTGTAGTATCTGCCTGGAGAGCTTCCTGGATGGAGATGAGCTTATAAACTTGCCTTGTGCGCATAGATTCCATGCTGTCTGCTTGGGTCCCTGGGTTCGAATTCGAGGGGACTGCCCATATTGCCGAAGAGTTATAGTTGTAAATAGTCACACTGATAAAAGGACTACATAG